The proteins below are encoded in one region of Micromonospora sp. DSM 45708:
- a CDS encoding outer membrane protein assembly factor BamB family protein, translating to MTVIDLGELGDDVVPDTAPRPPRAVGRPFRVVVALLVALVTLAAAAPPARSVVGTIPGGTGATAFLADDRVYVVPRTAPGPGREVVAYREGRQRWRGRVDGVGDVVGVWEQGGRVLAVGPAGDGDRWATVAFDAGTGALRWRQAGVAFPAGDGLLLRPVGGPDAQPVRRLSVADGRTLWTVPTTGRDVQFSYGPSGVDRILLLPAAGETEVWDAATGARLAARDLHPTASPGARATQGVGGLLLETRLAGGVVTAYELDTLRPRWTADLPLVGYLERCGALLCAGRPNGGMWALDPATGVVRWASDLWSSVLRADGGRLLVSVGRDGGEGLSVLDGTDGRLIAEVGDWNVLPQGESGDRLFLTRPLGGGRMLLAEPDLSGGPPVVRDVVTGTDCTAGRVLLVCRERNGDFAVRRLP from the coding sequence GTGACCGTCATCGATCTGGGTGAACTGGGCGACGACGTGGTGCCCGACACCGCGCCCCGCCCGCCGCGTGCGGTCGGTCGCCCGTTCCGCGTGGTGGTGGCGCTGCTGGTGGCGCTGGTCACGCTCGCCGCCGCCGCGCCTCCGGCCCGGTCCGTGGTGGGCACGATTCCCGGCGGCACCGGCGCGACCGCGTTCCTCGCCGACGACCGGGTGTACGTGGTGCCACGGACCGCCCCGGGGCCGGGCCGGGAGGTGGTGGCGTACCGCGAGGGGCGGCAGCGGTGGCGTGGCCGGGTGGACGGCGTCGGTGACGTGGTCGGGGTGTGGGAGCAGGGCGGTCGGGTGCTGGCCGTCGGGCCGGCCGGCGACGGCGACCGGTGGGCGACGGTGGCGTTCGACGCCGGCACCGGCGCGCTGCGCTGGCGGCAGGCGGGCGTGGCGTTCCCGGCCGGCGACGGGCTGCTGCTGCGACCGGTGGGCGGCCCGGACGCGCAGCCGGTCCGGCGACTGTCGGTGGCCGACGGGCGCACGCTCTGGACCGTGCCCACCACCGGGCGGGACGTGCAGTTCAGCTACGGACCGTCCGGGGTGGACCGGATCCTGCTGCTGCCGGCGGCCGGCGAGACGGAGGTGTGGGACGCGGCGACCGGTGCCCGGCTGGCCGCCCGGGACCTGCACCCGACGGCGTCGCCCGGTGCGCGCGCCACGCAGGGCGTCGGCGGGCTGTTGCTGGAGACCCGGTTGGCGGGCGGCGTCGTCACCGCGTACGAGCTGGACACGCTGCGCCCGCGCTGGACCGCCGACCTGCCGCTTGTCGGTTACCTGGAACGGTGCGGCGCGCTGCTCTGCGCCGGCCGGCCGAACGGCGGGATGTGGGCGCTGGACCCGGCCACCGGCGTGGTGCGCTGGGCCAGCGACCTGTGGTCGAGCGTGCTCCGGGCCGACGGTGGTCGCCTGCTGGTCAGCGTCGGCCGCGACGGCGGCGAGGGCCTGTCGGTGCTGGACGGGACGGACGGGCGGCTGATCGCCGAGGTCGGCGACTGGAACGTGCTCCCGCAGGGCGAAAGCGGTGATCGGCTGTTCCTGACCCGGCCGCTGGGCGGCGGCCGGATGCTCCTCGCCGAGCCGGACCTGTCCGGCGGCCCACCCGTGGTGCGGGACGTGGTGACCGGCACCGACTGCACCGCCGGCCGGGTGCTGTTGGTCTGCCGGGAGCGGAACGGCGACTTCGCGGTGCGGCGGCTGCCGTGA